aattaacgttatttttgttcaaaattttaaaagcaattttaatGTTCCTATTCAAATGATTGCTACAACCAAAcactttaagttttattagcTAAAAATGGTTTTGTTCCTCGAATGATTAACGCAGCTGTTTGTGcctgaattaaaatttagtatttttaatacatgcaaaatattattattatctattagaaaattaacactttttgtTGCGTAGAAAcagataaaattatcatttaaatgacaaatatatactaaataaaaacattaatatgagGTCAAATTTCGAGGTCTTTGTTCGAacttgtataattaaatacatataatatctaatgtatattgtttattttcaggtaAAACGAGTTCATTAATAAGCATATCGGAAGCTCTGGTACCCGTCATCTACACGCCCGTGTACAGCAAGGTTTATCTTAGCACGCTGTCGACGTTCGCCGGAGCCTTTTATCTGATTAGCGCAGCGCTGGCAGTACCCGCCATAGGAATATTCTTGtaagtattttctttttattttatttttttatagcagCAAATCTATAAGCAGACATGTTTCACTAAATAAACGATGAAACCGCTgcctttttaaataacttagagGATACGGATTACGGATGCATTGGcctatatttaatgaataaattattttgttctcataattttaatttagtgtaGATAATTGCTTTCGTAActcaaatatatgtattaatagaaaaaaaacaataaaaaatgaatttcgtgctttaatttgcttttgtttttggATTGCGGatttcacaaaattaaaaggaatTTGTAGGTTGTCaaaaatcaagttttattatgaaagaaaaattaattttacattaataaaataatgctgTCATTTTCTGAATCTTCGGTAGACCAAAGATTGTGGTTGAACATTAACCTTGGGTTTTCATTGGCGAAAAAAATGTTCGTACCTACTATCTTTGCTTCTTCCATGAGATTAAAAGAGAtgacaacatgtttttatacatgtatttCTGCAGTGTAGATGCAGAAATACATAATGTCATGACCGAATGCGGATACTTTCATATTGGGTATCGTTGCGCTGAGCAGTAATAGCATTTCGAAATCTAAGCAAAAAGAGACCTTGCGGTCAGTTCAACAACTTGCCCTTAATTTCATTGACACAAAGTAATCTCTGTCGATTTCTAACATTCAAAGCCTTGAACCGTCGTTTTCTTTGATAATTGTTATGATCTATGTGACtggtctatatttttttattcatacaaGGACTCATATAACAGAAATTAGACTTACACTGCTGGAACattcataaaataacatattgttgtATGTTGTATCAAATTGtttagagaaaaaaattaagagatGATTGTTTTTTCCGTATGAATATGTTTTGGCAATCGAAATCTCTATCTGAAAAGTTGTTACTGGTTTAACTCCTACTACTTCTTActatcttaccaatattataattgcgaatgtttattttcaaagcaATCATTTTTATCTCTATTGCAAATACTTTTTAGCCGAAAATTACGACAAGTATGCCtcttatatctttaaaatctGACTAGTttcttagtttttaaattagacaaataaaactagtgaattttaaattacaacactAGAAGTGAGAAattgcaattatttaaattaaagcttattaattgaattaaaaatatgttactaaatataataatatggtTTACCATATTTGCatctagggttgccaggttgccaaacctactagccggacagaccagccagtttggccggacatttgggtagaaaggtcggacatcctgtattatttagaattttgtctcagtattaataggtacactttCGGTTGGGAAAAGTAAAatgcctaacaaaagccggacaaccatttattttggccggacacgcaatcaaaaagtctacctatgtccggctttatccggacgtcTGGCAACGCTATTTGCATCAATGAATTTTATATCCAATTGGAGAAATCCTTGAATatgttactaaaatttaattcatgtGGGATTTTAAGAATACATTAACATACCAATccggaaataaatattaaagttaacataattattataaaatatacgaaGTTATGCtgcaacatttaattattggttgtattaatatgtaaataaagtcaAAGTTACGTAATccatatatacaaaaaaaaattggtgcTTACGTTAGCTTCCCTGGAAGAATCATTTCGGtgacaatttacaaaataaatcagtcAAAAAAGatcaataatttaatggaattcactatttaaaaaaaatgtcatcgTATCAGTCTACAGAACACAATATCTGCAAACACGTTACAcatgaaaatatgaaatagtgCAATGGCCGCCATGTGTAATATTTgacatttctttgtttacaagttttaatttaagagtTAATTAGGAATAggatatacaattaaatacttCACTAAGAATAATAAACTAATGCTATTTATTCCTACCTTTTCAGAACGTTGTTCAGTTTACGACGAAAAGAAATCAAAGAGAGCTCGACAgcaacaacaaaaaagtcaAAGGAAAACGAAGTGACCCgattttaatagatatttttgaaaatatttgttttattatttaattgttgtaCATTTATACTGAGatttggaaaatatttgattgttgtGTAATAAGTAGACTATAAAATGATTAGGTCAACTTACCAACAAATGTAAGATTAACCTACAAATAGTTTATTGTGGGTGACTCTTGTGAAAATAGGTACAAGTCTATCGACCCGAAATGTATTTAGTATTTACGATATTCACAATAACAAGACTTTAATAATTCTGATTTTGTGATTTTACTAGTGTTCTCAAGaactaaattttaagaaatatagaTAATTGTTTATGGAATTTATgtgtttatgtaattttctatggGCATCATTACCACCTTGTTCGTTGTTAAACTAAatgttatgtttgtttttactttgtttaaaacCTATAAACCAGATCATCTGAGAGTTCTGCGTAAGTCAATTAAAGAGCAATGTATCATAAATAATGAAGACAAGAAtgcaaattatttcaaaaaaaacatatgtatttcaaaataaatagtgatatttttttgtcatttacaCATGTTATGGTAAAAGGAGatgtttatgtaaatgttttcgaCAATGTGAATGCATGGTTAGTTACTAGAATATTTGTGTGTATTGTACTAGATAACATGTTCCATATTATACAGTGTTACATGGTTATGTTGTATTGTGTGTATGAATGTAGTTCCACCAGGTCAATAAAAGATTTTCGATTATTGTCAAATTCGAGACTTTAAGGTGGTTGTGAttctaaatattgttatattaagttagataatttttgaattgGTTTTCGAGCTaggtatattttatgaaagttCAGCcgttcaaaattaaatcttatatattaaTAGCCGTTGatttttgtgtaataatttaaccattttattgtaaatgttaatttaaaatattaaaacattaaaaaaaatggcgtAGTTTTTTACCTTTTCCTCGCAGAATAAATTTCAGAAATGCgctaaaaacattaataatgagttcatttttatatcgtttattatttaatacataagtCCAGTCACCCCGACGATAACCCGTAGGTTACTAGTTAACTGACCGGCCACTATAGTTCGTTTAATGTACTATTAATAACACATttcatcttttataaaattaagaaactaAAAGAAATTTGGATGTAGCGTTTCATAATGTTATCACTTTTAACTTGAAAACTGGAAAATAGATAGATCCGGAGGAACAAAAACTGGGGCGTCTACCCTACGTGAATGTGATaatgacagaatttatgattttttaacacttttaatgTTAGTTTACCTGTCCAAAATACCTGCAAACGCTATTTGTTGCTTAAAACTCGGCTGACCGGACAATATACACAAGACTCAGGGGACGAATACGAAACAAATTACACCTCAAATGTGAAGTTTAGGTCGTTTAGGTTACCCACATACTGTCAAACTCTCCTTCTGTCAGTCGAgtaaaatcatattatttttgcacACAATCACATGgttttgaatatttgtttGGGCAATGTCAATTAAAACTATGACATCACTATAATTgtttcttcatttaaattgccacgtgtataatttatttaataacactaAAGCGACCATGATGATAAACTTGTAACCTGTCACATCATAACAGACATAGTAACTACTTAACCAAGTATTaatagattaatattaaatacaatgtatacatatttatgacataggaatgttttgatggataatcttactaatatctatgaaatttggcatatatgtagatcatagtctggaaaacacataggctacttattactttttttacgaCGGAGTTGCAGCAGACagctaatctatatatataaaagaaagtcgtgttagttacactatttataactcaagaacggctgaatcgatttgactgaaaattggtgggcaggtagcttagaaccaggaaacggacataggataatttttaccccgttttctattttttattccgcgcggacggagtcgcgggtaaaagctagttataactaattttaaaaaggacCATTTATGAAGGAAtgtctaaaattaattgattgcATGGTATCCTGATATTCGGATTCCATTGCCGAAACACCAGCACtaaagcatatttttttctgtattgaCAATATAGTTGAACCTAGATTAGCGAGAATATCGCTTTCCCTTGGACCCTCGCTTATAATGgttcaatttatttgatagatagagatattaaaaaaaacctaacaacactgaaacaatatttgtaattctGTCATCTGATAGCAAAACAGgtggtaaataaaatagagtATAGGatctaaaatttcattttaaaattcttcaaTGTCGGTTTTGTTATAGGTTTTTCTTCGGACATTTCGTTGTTTATGAGCATTCTTATGTATCTTCCTTGTTGGTCGGAAGGTAATTTGATACCAAGAGCTTCACAATTTCGGACTATCTCTCTGCAACCTCGGATATCGCGGTTTCTcactgaaaattaaaaaagaaaatcaaatttttcagaattttatcacttatttttatattgactaaaaaaaacttagtagcctatgcgttaTTCCGGACAGTAATCTAtctttgtgccaaatttaattcaaattcaaagtTGAACATTGACACGCAACAGTCCAAGGAAGAAAACTCTTATAGAGGTTTATCTCTTACCCAAGTTTCTTGCTTATGGAGCTCATTGGTCATAATTGGAAAATAACTATCCTTTAAAAAGGTTTCTTGCTTATCCAATTCTCGCTTATCAAGGCATGACTGTAGCTGTTTTAGAGTTGCAGTTGAaatgctaacaaacatccatccatccatctaaacattcacattcaTAATAGTGAGAACTGATTACttacatttgtaattaaagaGCAATTGTAAAACTTTAGTATATTCTGtgatcattttatatttaagtaatgaCTGCATTAGGCTTACAACTGCATCTTCATTGTACTcccttaaaatattaatactaaatattgttgccctgaaaaataaaaatgttttatgtaataaaacatgtatGTTTTTACTCATATGTTCATAAACATCTGGACagacacattttaataaagtttattagatcataaagtaaaaactctaTTAATAAGGCTCTTGGTGTTAAGTGGGACAGCTTTAGTAcgaagcattttttttataatgaatcaaCCCATAAACCCACACCCATGTCTTCACACATAGCAATGTCCCAATGACTaggttgttatattttaagaaaaaaaaataaagcactGCTACTTACTTTTCTCttactatattttgtaatttttcagaTGTCTCCAACAGCTCATTAGATAGCATTTGATCAGAGAACCAACTACTAGACCAGCACATGTGCCAAAAACATACCAAAGGATAATCATCATTccattttttactaaattctAAGACATACTTCTTAAAAATAACCAAAGAGGCCTCAGACCTGTTTAGTATTGTATCTTGTATTAATTCTCTAAATATTATTCTGTAGAAACCTCTTAAACCTTCATATTTCTCGTAACAATTTGATAATATTGTAAGACCTTTTTCAGCATTACCTTTAAAACAGTGAGCTTTGGCCAAATAGTGTAAAAATTCTCCATTACGCTTATAAAGCTCGTAATCAACATTATAGCAGTATTGTTGGAGAATAGCGATAATGTCGGGCTTTCCAGCAATGCTATAAGTTCGGAATAATCTCTTTATAGTGCTCTCACTTATAAATTGTCTATTATTACTacacatttttatcaaatctACAACTtgtttgtctttattttttgataaaaggCCTAGTAAACTATTGTCAATCTCTTCATTTGCCATTTTAACGTCATTGTTAGTAGTATTGTCGTTTTTGGTGTAGTAACTCCAACATACTTCTTTCCCACCATATAAATTACTTACACTCAATATGTCAGATTTtggtttatcttttttaaataattcatttgtaAATACATCCATAACATCCACGGTTGAAGTAAAATTGTGTCGTATTATTGTTAAACATCGTAATTTACGTTGTAGCATGCAAGGAGATCGGAAGAATTTTAAAgttgcttttattttgttagcTTGCATTTTGTATATTCCACAATTTTGagtttactttatattagtcttaattaactatatacactacatatttaataagaaacaggaaaatatataaaataaattattatcataagtaaaaacaaattttatgacaCCACCATCTGACAATAATTCTGACAGTGACAGTTTGTTCGATTGCAGTGTACGTGAAACTCCATTTacgcattattttattactccaTTACGCAAAAGCTAAATTAGTACATAGAAAAAAGTTGCAAAACTTCATAGTTTTTGCGTTTTCTACACTAAAGACAGTTGAAATAGCGCAGTCTTAGGTTCCGGACTGTAAATCTACTATAGTTTATTCAAACGCCATCTGTCTTATAATAAGTACACCAATACTTTGCCTGAAGGAACTGAGGTTTTGCTATTACTCAATAGATgtctatttacaatatatatcAAAGATTACCTTACGCCGGGCGACCACTGCcgaaactaaaatatattcttgAGTTGGTATtacggcagtggaaacccatatttacatttatataaaatcaaagattaTTCTTCTATTATATAAGGCTTTTAAGGTTTCTTCTTATCAATCTATATTTATACGATGCGTTCTATCTGATATacgttatataataaaataatagtacgtgaaacaaaaaaatattattccacTGAAGTTTTTATCCTTTATTTAACGTGAAACGGATTATTTGTCTAACAGGATATCCTGTGACGCtttggagtttttttttttcaattttataaagtaatcgCCGACAACGATCGGTTGTCGATTAAAGTGGTGCTATTAGTCGTTAATGTCAAGTTAACAGCGGGGAGTGAACGTAGTACAAATTTAGACCGATAAAATCTGACCCAACAAGAGAGGCGCTGCCATCGCGGTTT
This DNA window, taken from Papilio machaon chromosome 16, ilPapMach1.1, whole genome shotgun sequence, encodes the following:
- the LOC106716634 gene encoding uncharacterized protein LOC106716634, with amino-acid sequence MQANKIKATLKFFRSPCMLQRKLRCLTIIRHNFTSTVDVMDVFTNELFKKDKPKSDILSVSNLYGGKEVCWSYYTKNDNTTNNDVKMANEEIDNSLLGLLSKNKDKQVVDLIKMCSNNRQFISESTIKRLFRTYSIAGKPDIIAILQQYCYNVDYELYKRNGEFLHYLAKAHCFKGNAEKGLTILSNCYEKYEGLRGFYRIIFRELIQDTILNRSEASLVIFKKYVLEFSKKWNDDYPLVCFWHMCWSSSWFSDQMLSNELLETSEKLQNIVREKATIFSINILREYNEDAVVSLMQSLLKYKMITEYTKVLQLLFNYKLRNRDIRGCREIVRNCEALGIKLPSDQQGRYIRMLINNEMSEEKPITKPTLKNFKMKF